Proteins from a single region of Abyssalbus ytuae:
- a CDS encoding SusC/RagA family TonB-linked outer membrane protein: MKKNTYRVCINAFMVFMLFFSYEISVGQNINFPEDYTLTVNNGSLISVLNQIENQTSFSFAYNNEDIDTNQKITFKDRKYKIEEVIAQISMSCNLSFNLVENIIYITKNKNSGQKEIKINGQVKDSQGNPLPGATVIEKETNNGVSTDFDGRFSMNVQNSHATLIISFLGYQSKEIYADNNLDIILEEEATDLDEIVLIGYGSLKRKDLTSSVTTVNSEDLNSGVYTNPMQMLQGIVPGLNITNDGDPTSTTTSIILRGASTLREGSAQEPFFVIDGVPGVSLSLISPDDIISVDILKDASAAAIYGTRAANGVIIITTKKGEEQSKISYNSYVAVESISNKIDMMSASEYRNYLSSNGYSLDPENDTGASIDWQDEVTQTGFSQNHNLSLSGKSKNTSYYSSLNYLDKEGIIKKTGLERITINGKINQKAMNDKLSLGFSLAGTVTNTDQVPNKDELFESMIKYLPTVDIKNEDGSYRENYNYSSFNPIALIEQNTREGKDKIFLGSVNAKYNIIDNISIEATASYQNSQSNLGIYYSKDSRLAYGLEGYAFRSSFEEEKKILELIATYSNQIGSHDFRIMSGYSWQEDKTGNGFQASNIGFISDETLYYNLGLASPPEGYFPDYGNTSLTTLRTISFFTRLNYQYKNKYLLQGTVRSDGSSAFGENNRWGTFPSFSAGWIISEENFMSALKNLDNLKIRVGYGISGNSLGFNPLISRLRYSSSGKFYYDGEYINGIFPSQNANPDLKWEKTSMWNFGLDWALFNNRLSGTVEYYNKLTKDLIWNYPVSTVNYIVGNLTANAGSIRNKGIELSVNAIPFQTNNFNWQTSLMIASNKNEIESLSNDKFQLDFVKTASAGDHGQSGLYTQIIEEGHPIGQFHLIKYAGRDENGQSLFYAADGSLTTNPTTNDYYYDGDAQPDLTFSWQNSFSYKNWGLNFLFRGVTGNLILNTTLSNLNYPIEATHFNLPKMTLNEPINDSRANYTSTRYLEKGDYLRLDNITLSYTFNMKKDDIKSIKLYTTANNVFVITGYNGLDPEVNLGGITPGIDNDNYYPKTRTLLFGINATF, translated from the coding sequence ATGAAAAAAAATACTTATAGAGTCTGTATAAATGCTTTCATGGTATTTATGCTTTTTTTCTCTTATGAAATTTCCGTAGGCCAAAACATCAATTTTCCGGAAGATTACACATTGACTGTAAATAATGGTTCTTTAATTTCTGTCCTCAACCAAATTGAAAATCAGACATCTTTTTCATTTGCTTATAACAATGAAGATATTGATACCAATCAAAAAATAACATTCAAAGACAGAAAGTATAAAATAGAGGAAGTGATTGCTCAAATTTCTATGAGCTGTAATTTATCTTTCAACCTGGTTGAAAATATTATATACATAACCAAAAATAAAAATTCCGGACAAAAGGAAATAAAAATTAACGGGCAGGTAAAAGACAGCCAAGGCAACCCTCTACCCGGTGCCACCGTAATAGAAAAAGAAACAAACAACGGGGTAAGTACCGATTTTGATGGTAGATTTTCCATGAATGTTCAAAACAGCCATGCAACCCTGATTATCTCTTTTTTAGGATACCAGTCTAAAGAAATCTATGCTGATAATAACCTGGATATAATTTTAGAGGAAGAAGCTACCGATTTAGATGAAATAGTATTAATCGGATACGGCTCTCTTAAAAGAAAGGACTTAACAAGTTCGGTTACCACGGTTAATTCAGAAGATTTAAACAGTGGTGTTTATACCAATCCCATGCAAATGCTTCAGGGCATTGTTCCTGGCCTAAATATCACGAATGACGGTGACCCTACCTCCACTACTACTTCTATTATTTTAAGGGGAGCATCAACCCTGAGAGAAGGTTCTGCCCAGGAACCATTTTTTGTTATCGACGGTGTTCCCGGGGTTTCTCTCTCTTTAATTTCACCGGATGATATTATATCAGTCGATATATTGAAAGATGCTTCGGCAGCTGCCATTTATGGTACAAGAGCAGCAAACGGGGTTATCATCATTACAACAAAAAAAGGAGAAGAACAATCAAAAATCTCATACAATTCTTATGTGGCTGTCGAGAGTATATCAAACAAAATTGATATGATGAGTGCTTCCGAATACAGAAACTACTTGTCATCTAACGGTTACAGCCTGGATCCTGAAAATGATACCGGGGCCAGTATAGACTGGCAGGATGAAGTTACCCAAACCGGCTTTTCCCAAAACCATAATTTATCGCTTAGCGGAAAGAGCAAAAACACCTCCTACTATAGCAGCCTTAATTATCTGGATAAAGAAGGAATAATTAAAAAAACCGGTCTGGAACGTATTACAATTAATGGAAAAATAAACCAGAAAGCCATGAATGATAAACTCTCATTAGGTTTTTCGCTGGCAGGCACTGTGACCAATACCGACCAGGTTCCCAATAAAGATGAACTTTTTGAAAGTATGATAAAATACTTACCAACGGTAGACATAAAAAACGAAGACGGCAGTTACAGAGAAAATTATAATTACTCTTCTTTTAATCCCATTGCTTTAATAGAACAAAACACACGGGAAGGTAAGGACAAAATATTTTTAGGAAGTGTTAATGCCAAATATAATATTATTGACAACATATCCATAGAAGCCACCGCTTCTTATCAAAACAGCCAGTCTAACCTGGGTATATACTATTCTAAAGATTCCAGGTTGGCCTACGGATTAGAAGGCTATGCTTTCCGGTCTTCATTTGAAGAGGAAAAAAAGATTTTAGAATTAATTGCCACATATAGCAATCAAATAGGATCGCATGACTTCAGGATTATGTCGGGTTATTCATGGCAGGAAGATAAAACAGGTAATGGTTTTCAGGCTTCCAATATAGGATTTATTTCCGACGAAACACTTTATTACAATTTAGGATTGGCAAGTCCTCCTGAAGGATATTTTCCCGACTACGGCAACACCAGTTTAACAACCCTGAGAACTATATCCTTTTTTACCCGCTTAAACTATCAATACAAAAATAAATATCTCCTGCAGGGAACTGTCAGAAGCGACGGCTCTTCTGCATTTGGCGAAAACAATCGCTGGGGTACTTTTCCCTCTTTCTCTGCCGGATGGATTATATCTGAAGAAAACTTTATGTCTGCCTTAAAAAATCTGGACAACCTCAAAATCCGGGTAGGCTACGGAATAAGTGGTAACTCTCTTGGATTTAATCCGCTAATAAGCAGGCTCAGATACAGTTCCTCAGGTAAATTCTATTATGACGGTGAGTATATAAACGGAATATTTCCTTCTCAAAATGCCAATCCCGACTTAAAATGGGAAAAAACAAGCATGTGGAATTTTGGATTAGACTGGGCTCTTTTTAATAACCGGTTAAGCGGAACCGTAGAATATTACAATAAATTAACAAAAGACCTCATCTGGAATTACCCTGTTTCAACTGTTAATTATATAGTGGGAAACCTTACAGCAAATGCAGGATCTATAAGAAATAAAGGTATTGAACTCTCAGTAAATGCTATCCCTTTTCAAACAAATAATTTCAATTGGCAAACTTCCTTGATGATTGCCTCCAATAAAAACGAAATAGAATCCCTGTCAAACGATAAATTTCAACTGGATTTTGTAAAAACAGCCTCTGCTGGCGATCACGGGCAATCAGGACTTTATACTCAAATAATTGAAGAAGGCCATCCCATAGGACAGTTTCACCTCATTAAATATGCAGGAAGGGATGAAAATGGACAATCCTTATTTTATGCAGCCGATGGATCACTAACCACCAACCCTACTACTAACGATTATTATTATGATGGCGATGCCCAGCCTGATTTAACCTTCAGCTGGCAAAATTCATTTAGCTATAAAAACTGGGGATTGAACTTTTTGTTCAGGGGAGTTACAGGAAATTTAATACTCAATACAACTCTGTCAAATCTGAATTATCCCATAGAAGCCACACATTTTAACCTGCCTAAAATGACATTAAATGAGCCTATAAACGACTCCAGAGCCAACTATACCTCTACCAGGTATCTGGAAAAGGGAGACTATTTACGCTTAGACAATATCACTCTTTCATATACTTTTAATATGAAAAAAGATGATATAAAAAGCATCAAGCTTTACACCACGGCCAATAATGTTTTTGTAATTACAGGTTATAATGGCCTTGACCCCGAAGTGAATCTGGGAGGAATAACCCCCGGCATTGACAATGATAATTATTATCCAAAAACGAGAACCCTGTTGTTTGGAATTAATGCAACCTTTTAA
- a CDS encoding FecR family protein encodes MYDLEKYWKKHLEGTATEAEVKILLELLEDPENKLRVDRWLREKWDHALSHKPNNFKSQKAVWNKIKGVTTHKKVNPYKFSAAAVIILLIGLVFLYQKFPRYITLKVNAGEVATMYILPDSSKIWINSSSTVKYKKDFIANRKVELKGEAYFEVHKNTKSPFTIHFLDNTLKVTGTKFNIDAYSNDINTTVTIKEGSVEVYNQIADTTSLRKNNQLIISNLLKKQSKKHIHDFDFDKWKDGKIIFNKTPLSEALKILERRFDITFTTNEVDLKKDVPITARYHPGITLEEILNGLTIITNFKYEKTKDAIKINSKEK; translated from the coding sequence ATGTACGATTTGGAAAAATATTGGAAAAAACATCTGGAAGGGACAGCAACAGAAGCCGAAGTAAAAATTTTGCTTGAGTTGTTGGAAGATCCTGAAAACAAATTAAGAGTAGACCGTTGGTTAAGAGAAAAATGGGATCATGCCTTATCTCATAAACCAAATAACTTTAAAAGTCAAAAAGCTGTCTGGAATAAAATAAAGGGAGTAACAACTCATAAAAAAGTAAACCCTTATAAATTTTCAGCAGCCGCTGTTATTATTTTATTGATTGGGCTTGTTTTTTTATACCAAAAATTTCCCAGGTATATAACTCTAAAAGTCAATGCTGGAGAAGTAGCCACAATGTATATACTCCCCGATAGTTCTAAAATTTGGATAAACAGTTCTTCTACAGTAAAATATAAAAAAGATTTTATTGCAAACAGAAAGGTAGAACTGAAAGGTGAAGCCTACTTTGAGGTACATAAAAATACAAAGTCACCTTTCACTATTCACTTTCTGGATAACACCTTAAAAGTAACCGGAACAAAATTTAATATTGATGCCTACAGCAATGATATTAATACAACAGTAACCATTAAAGAAGGAAGTGTAGAGGTTTACAACCAAATTGCAGATACTACTTCCTTACGCAAAAACAATCAACTGATAATTAGCAATCTATTAAAAAAACAATCCAAAAAGCATATCCACGATTTCGATTTTGATAAATGGAAAGACGGAAAAATAATTTTTAATAAAACACCTCTGTCAGAAGCTTTAAAAATACTGGAGAGAAGATTTGACATAACCTTTACAACAAACGAAGTTGATTTAAAAAAAGACGTCCCTATAACCGCACGCTATCACCCGGGCATAACATTAGAAGAAATCCTAAATGGTTTAACAATAATCACAAATTTTAAATATGAAAAAACAAAAGACGCAATTAAAATCAATTCCAAAGAAAAATAA
- a CDS encoding RNA polymerase sigma factor, whose translation MNRPSGKFDIQELIIKIKNSDHQAFKLMYNIYSPRLIRFLATLNLNDYSDDVIQEVFVTIWKKREELNIDKSFESYLFTITKNKALKILKKEIRFQLDNISDIKDEITFTIENDIFSDELHTSYETLINNLPERPKTIFKMRRLYGWSTEQIAEHLGITPKTVENHMNRALTILKRDIKYISVLIGLYFFK comes from the coding sequence ATGAATAGGCCCTCCGGGAAGTTTGACATTCAAGAGTTAATTATAAAAATAAAAAACTCTGACCATCAGGCTTTTAAACTGATGTACAATATATATTCACCCAGGCTGATAAGGTTTTTGGCTACTTTAAATCTAAATGATTATAGTGATGATGTAATTCAGGAAGTTTTTGTAACTATTTGGAAAAAAAGAGAAGAACTTAATATTGATAAATCATTTGAATCATACCTGTTTACCATTACTAAAAATAAAGCCCTTAAAATTCTCAAAAAAGAAATCAGATTTCAATTGGACAATATTTCTGATATAAAAGATGAAATCACCTTCACCATTGAAAATGATATTTTTTCCGATGAACTCCATACCTCCTATGAAACGTTAATTAATAATTTACCTGAACGGCCTAAAACCATTTTCAAAATGAGACGTCTTTACGGCTGGTCAACCGAGCAAATAGCTGAACATTTGGGAATAACCCCGAAGACTGTAGAAAATCACATGAACAGGGCCCTTACAATTCTTAAAAGAGATATTAAATATATATCTGTTCTTATCGGACTGTATTTCTTTAAATAA